A stretch of Leptospira perdikensis DNA encodes these proteins:
- the gltB gene encoding glutamate synthase large subunit: MSKSNQPPILPPLGPQAQGMYDPAMDKDSCGVGFIANYKGKRSRDIVDKGIRLMCNLEHRGAEGADPKTGDGAGIMINIPDAFFRKNLPFTLPKEGDYAVGFLFLPQNTEVRTAVENVIEKIIVDEGEEFLGFRDVPVNKEYAGVVASKTIPVFKQVFIGKKSKKLKTSDDFERKLFLIRRLIDRRIRTEMKLDRSQYYVPSFSSRTIVYKGMLLGDQVKKFYEDLKSPDLTSAFCLTHTRFSTNTFPTWDLAHPYRQIAHNGEINTLRGNMNWMAARQMVMQSPLYGDELRRMLPIVMEGQSDTATFDTVLELLVMGGRSLPHSVMMMIPEAWSKNKAMDADRRAFYEYHATFMEPWDGPAAIAFTDGRIIGATLDRNGLRPARFVVTKDDEVIMSSEAGVLNLPPEEVLIQDRLRPGRMLLIDMEKGQILDDEEIKKQIATQKPYRKWVEDNMIRLGSLPDPENVKQPQHETILERQRAFGYTHEDVFTIIKPMGVSGEEPIGSMGVDSSLAVLSEKPQPLFRYFKQNFAQVTNPPIDPIREELVMELTTYIGPEGNLLSEEPEHAHRLELEHPILTNEDFEKIKQISEGHFKAKTFEILFDPSKKHDMRNSLDRVCADAAKAVREQGVTLIILTDHGVGEKKAAIPSLLAVAGLHHYLIREGLRTRAGIVLESGEPREVAHFALLCGYGANAINPYLAFETIADLSQQGLLPEVPEYKEAKKKYIKSIGKGLFKVFSKMGISTLQSYCGAQIFEAVGLDSELVNTYFAGTQSRIEGLSLEMLEEETVRRHKAAYDSTFFPNNLEPGGVHYYRKNGDSHLYTPITVHKLQKATQDNDYKVFKEFSSLIDNQNERAITLRSLFQLDYEGSKEIPIEEVESVKSILKRFQTGAMSHGSISWEAHTTLAIAMNRIGAKSNTGEGGEDPVRFKTLPNGDSMRSAIKQVASARFGVTMEYLTNADDIQIKMAQGAKPGEGGQLPGHKVDKYIGWLRYSTPGVTLISPPPHHDIYSIEDLKQLIFDLKNSNPRARVSVKLVSESGVGTVAAGVAKAHADHILIAGHEGGTGASPISSIHHAGTPWELGLSETHQTLVANGLRDRVYLAVDGKLLTGKDVVVGALLGAEEFGFSTSALVSVGCIMMRKCHLNTCPVGVATQDEFLRSKFTGKPEYVVNFMTFVAEEVREIMAKLGFRTFEEMIGQVEKIKFKRPHHHWKARGLDFTKVLHRPTPVFPTGLFRAKEQNHHLDEQIDNELIRKSLPAIDHKQPVKIQTSIVNLNRSVGTMLSHEVTKKYGVDGLTEDTIDIEFTGTAGQSFGAFVTKGMTLRLIGEGNDYVGKGLCGGKLIFQTPKNAPYKAEENIVIGNTCFIGATSGNAYVNGIAGERFCVRNSGAHVIVEGTGDHGCEYMTGGRVIILGDIGRNFAAGMSGGIAYLWDPKKNKESLINKEMVDLDPLTDASEIAEVKKMVEDHKTYTGSKRAEEVLKDWDVVVKQMIKVIPRDYKKALEKMAEETTSAKPNKEGVTARG; encoded by the coding sequence ATGTCAAAATCTAACCAACCACCCATCCTTCCGCCACTCGGCCCACAGGCCCAAGGTATGTATGATCCTGCCATGGACAAAGATTCCTGTGGTGTTGGTTTTATCGCAAATTATAAAGGTAAACGGTCCCGCGACATCGTCGACAAGGGTATCCGCCTCATGTGCAATTTAGAACACAGGGGTGCCGAAGGGGCTGATCCAAAAACCGGGGACGGTGCAGGGATCATGATCAATATCCCTGATGCATTTTTTAGAAAGAACCTTCCCTTCACTTTACCAAAAGAAGGCGATTATGCCGTAGGATTTCTTTTCCTTCCACAAAACACAGAAGTTCGCACGGCTGTGGAAAACGTAATCGAAAAAATCATCGTCGATGAAGGGGAAGAGTTTCTCGGATTCCGCGATGTTCCGGTGAACAAAGAATATGCGGGCGTTGTTGCATCTAAAACGATTCCTGTTTTCAAACAAGTATTCATTGGTAAAAAATCCAAAAAATTAAAAACGTCTGATGACTTCGAAAGAAAACTATTCCTCATCCGTCGCCTCATCGATAGACGCATTCGTACAGAAATGAAACTGGATCGTTCCCAGTATTACGTACCTAGTTTTTCCTCACGAACAATTGTATACAAAGGGATGTTACTCGGTGATCAGGTTAAAAAATTCTACGAAGATTTAAAATCTCCAGATTTAACTTCTGCATTTTGTTTAACTCATACAAGATTTTCGACTAACACCTTTCCTACTTGGGATTTGGCTCACCCTTATCGCCAAATTGCTCACAACGGAGAGATCAACACACTTCGTGGGAACATGAACTGGATGGCTGCTCGCCAAATGGTAATGCAATCTCCACTTTATGGTGATGAACTTCGTCGTATGCTTCCCATTGTCATGGAAGGCCAGTCGGATACGGCAACCTTTGATACTGTACTCGAGTTACTTGTTATGGGAGGAAGATCTCTCCCTCATTCTGTGATGATGATGATTCCAGAAGCTTGGTCAAAAAACAAAGCTATGGATGCCGACAGACGCGCGTTCTACGAATACCATGCAACCTTTATGGAACCTTGGGATGGGCCGGCTGCCATTGCTTTTACTGATGGTAGAATCATTGGAGCCACTCTTGATCGTAACGGACTTCGTCCTGCTCGTTTTGTTGTTACAAAAGACGATGAAGTGATCATGTCTTCCGAAGCAGGGGTATTAAACCTTCCTCCAGAAGAAGTTTTAATCCAAGACCGCCTTCGCCCAGGCCGTATGCTTCTCATAGATATGGAGAAAGGCCAAATCCTAGACGATGAAGAAATTAAAAAACAAATCGCTACCCAAAAACCGTATCGCAAATGGGTAGAAGACAATATGATTCGTCTCGGTTCTTTACCAGACCCTGAGAACGTAAAACAACCACAACACGAAACCATTTTGGAACGCCAAAGGGCCTTCGGTTATACACATGAAGATGTGTTTACCATCATCAAACCAATGGGAGTTTCTGGCGAAGAACCGATTGGCTCTATGGGTGTGGATTCCTCTCTTGCTGTCCTCAGTGAAAAACCACAACCCCTATTCCGTTACTTCAAACAAAACTTTGCACAAGTAACCAATCCACCGATTGATCCTATCCGTGAAGAACTTGTGATGGAACTCACAACTTATATTGGACCGGAAGGGAACCTTCTTTCGGAAGAGCCGGAACATGCTCATCGTTTGGAGTTGGAACACCCGATTCTTACAAACGAAGATTTTGAAAAAATCAAACAAATCAGCGAAGGTCATTTCAAAGCCAAAACTTTTGAAATCCTTTTTGATCCATCTAAAAAACATGATATGAGAAACTCTCTTGATCGTGTTTGTGCCGATGCTGCAAAAGCCGTCAGAGAACAAGGAGTGACTCTCATCATCCTTACCGACCATGGTGTGGGTGAGAAAAAAGCTGCTATCCCATCACTACTTGCAGTAGCAGGACTTCACCACTATTTGATCCGTGAAGGTCTTCGTACTCGCGCAGGGATTGTATTAGAATCAGGAGAACCAAGAGAGGTAGCCCATTTTGCATTGTTATGCGGATATGGTGCCAACGCCATCAATCCATACCTTGCTTTTGAAACGATTGCCGATCTTTCACAACAAGGCCTACTTCCAGAAGTTCCTGAATACAAAGAAGCCAAAAAGAAATACATCAAATCCATTGGAAAAGGTTTGTTTAAAGTATTTTCAAAAATGGGGATCTCCACATTACAATCGTATTGTGGCGCTCAAATTTTTGAAGCCGTGGGACTTGATTCTGAGTTAGTGAATACTTATTTTGCGGGAACTCAGTCAAGAATCGAAGGACTTTCTCTTGAGATGTTAGAAGAAGAAACCGTTCGTCGCCACAAAGCAGCTTACGATTCGACCTTTTTCCCAAACAACTTGGAGCCGGGCGGAGTACACTACTATCGCAAAAATGGCGATAGCCATCTTTATACTCCAATTACAGTTCATAAACTTCAAAAAGCGACACAAGACAACGACTACAAAGTATTTAAAGAGTTCTCTAGTCTCATCGATAACCAAAACGAAAGGGCCATCACTCTAAGAAGTTTATTCCAACTCGATTATGAAGGATCTAAAGAGATCCCGATTGAAGAAGTTGAGTCTGTAAAATCAATTCTCAAACGTTTCCAAACAGGAGCCATGAGTCATGGGTCCATTTCTTGGGAAGCCCATACGACACTCGCTATTGCTATGAACCGAATTGGTGCTAAATCCAACACGGGAGAAGGTGGAGAAGATCCAGTAAGATTCAAAACTCTTCCGAATGGAGATAGTATGCGTTCGGCGATCAAACAGGTTGCCTCTGCGAGATTTGGTGTGACTATGGAATACCTCACCAATGCTGATGATATCCAAATCAAAATGGCACAGGGCGCAAAACCAGGAGAAGGTGGACAACTTCCAGGTCATAAAGTGGATAAATACATTGGGTGGCTTCGTTATTCCACACCAGGGGTGACATTGATTTCCCCTCCTCCACACCATGATATTTATTCCATCGAAGATTTAAAACAGCTGATCTTTGACCTAAAGAACTCCAACCCAAGAGCACGAGTTTCCGTAAAATTAGTTTCTGAATCTGGAGTAGGAACAGTGGCAGCTGGTGTGGCAAAAGCACATGCTGACCACATCCTCATTGCAGGACATGAAGGGGGAACGGGAGCTAGTCCTATCTCTTCGATTCACCATGCAGGAACACCTTGGGAACTCGGGCTTTCCGAAACCCACCAAACACTCGTTGCAAACGGACTTCGTGACCGTGTGTATCTGGCTGTGGATGGAAAACTCCTCACTGGAAAAGATGTGGTTGTAGGAGCCCTACTTGGTGCGGAAGAATTTGGATTCTCTACTTCTGCACTCGTATCAGTGGGTTGTATCATGATGCGTAAATGCCACTTGAATACTTGCCCTGTGGGTGTTGCGACTCAAGATGAATTCTTAAGAAGTAAATTTACCGGCAAACCAGAGTATGTTGTAAACTTCATGACCTTTGTTGCAGAAGAAGTTCGTGAAATCATGGCAAAACTTGGATTTAGAACTTTCGAAGAAATGATTGGCCAAGTGGAAAAAATCAAATTCAAACGACCTCACCACCATTGGAAAGCTCGTGGACTTGATTTTACAAAAGTTCTACACAGACCAACTCCTGTATTCCCTACAGGACTATTCCGTGCAAAAGAACAGAACCACCATTTGGATGAACAAATTGACAACGAACTGATTCGTAAGTCCCTCCCTGCGATTGACCACAAACAACCGGTGAAAATTCAAACCTCCATTGTGAACCTAAATCGTTCTGTGGGAACCATGCTCAGCCACGAAGTGACAAAAAAATATGGAGTGGATGGTCTTACCGAAGACACCATTGACATCGAATTTACCGGAACCGCAGGACAGTCGTTTGGTGCTTTTGTGACCAAAGGGATGACACTTCGCCTCATCGGGGAAGGAAATGACTACGTAGGGAAAGGATTATGTGGTGGAAAACTCATCTTCCAAACTCCTAAAAATGCTCCTTACAAAGCAGAAGAAAACATAGTCATCGGTAACACTTGTTTCATTGGTGCCACTAGTGGAAATGCTTATGTCAACGGGATTGCAGGAGAAAGATTCTGTGTTCGTAACTCAGGTGCTCATGTAATCGTAGAAGGAACAGGAGACCATGGTTGTGAATACATGACTGGTGGACGGGTCATCATCCTTGGAGACATTGGAAGAAACTTTGCCGCTGGTATGTCTGGTGGAATTGCATACCTTTGGGATCCAAAGAAAAACAAAGAATCACTCATCAACAAAGAGATGGTCGACTTAGATCCGTTAACTGATGCATCAGAAATTGCAGAAGTAAAAAAGATGGTAGAAGATCATAAAACTTATACTGGTTCCAAAAGAGCAGAAGAAGTTCTGAAAGATTGGGACGTTGTTGTAAAACAAATGATCAAAGTGATTCCGAGAGATTATAAAAAAGCTTTAGAAAAAATGGCCGAAGAAACTACATCGGCAAAACCAAACAAAGAGGGGGTAACAGCTCGTGGGTAA
- a CDS encoding glutamate synthase subunit beta, protein MGKPTGFLEFKKEYLQKIEPKERVKNYKEFEKPFSETVAKDQGARCMDCGIPFCHGDTGCPVDNLIPEFNDFVYRGRWKEAWENLSKTNNFPEFTGRLCPAPCESACTLGIIEPPVSIKSIERTIIDRAWEEGWVIPQPPTSKSGKKVAVVGSGPAGLAAGQQLARAGHTVTIFEKNDRIGGLLRYGIPDFKMEKRHIDRRMKQMEAEGVTFKTNVNVGVDITAKQLLADFDSVVLACGSEVPRDLPVEGRKNKGVHFAMDFLSKNNKHVAGDDIEIINAKDKHVIVIGGGDTGSDCVGTSNRQGAKSVTQIELFPEPPKERDSSTPWPLYPKMLRTSTSHEEGVSRKWAVSTMGFKSNDKGEVTAIYGSEVKEENGKFNPVPGTEFEWPADLVFLAMGFVNPIKEGLIADLQKEGLELDGRGNVKADFGTKQGSFATSVPKVYACGDVRRGQSLIVWAISEGRKCADQVHHFLMQDVEV, encoded by the coding sequence GTGGGTAAACCAACAGGATTTTTAGAATTTAAAAAAGAATACCTTCAGAAGATTGAACCAAAAGAAAGAGTTAAGAACTATAAAGAGTTCGAAAAACCTTTTTCTGAGACTGTTGCCAAAGACCAAGGTGCTCGTTGTATGGACTGTGGGATTCCTTTTTGCCACGGTGATACAGGTTGTCCTGTAGATAACCTCATACCAGAGTTTAATGACTTTGTATACCGAGGTCGTTGGAAAGAAGCTTGGGAAAATCTTTCCAAAACAAATAACTTTCCTGAATTTACAGGAAGGTTATGCCCTGCTCCTTGTGAGTCGGCTTGTACTTTAGGAATCATTGAACCACCGGTTTCGATCAAATCCATTGAAAGAACCATCATTGATCGTGCTTGGGAAGAAGGTTGGGTCATCCCACAACCTCCGACTTCCAAATCGGGGAAAAAAGTTGCCGTTGTTGGATCGGGACCGGCAGGTCTTGCCGCAGGACAACAGTTAGCTCGTGCTGGACATACTGTTACTATTTTCGAAAAAAATGATCGGATTGGTGGCCTACTTCGTTACGGAATTCCCGACTTCAAAATGGAAAAAAGACATATCGACCGCCGTATGAAACAAATGGAAGCGGAAGGTGTTACCTTTAAAACCAATGTCAACGTAGGTGTAGATATCACCGCTAAGCAACTATTAGCTGATTTTGATTCCGTTGTCCTTGCTTGTGGATCTGAAGTTCCAAGAGACTTACCCGTAGAAGGTAGAAAGAACAAAGGGGTTCACTTTGCTATGGACTTTTTGTCCAAAAACAACAAACATGTTGCTGGTGACGATATCGAAATCATAAACGCCAAAGACAAACATGTTATCGTAATTGGTGGTGGAGATACAGGTTCCGATTGTGTAGGAACTTCCAACCGCCAAGGTGCGAAGTCTGTGACTCAAATTGAACTTTTCCCAGAACCTCCGAAAGAAAGAGACTCCTCAACTCCTTGGCCACTCTACCCTAAGATGCTTCGCACGTCCACCTCACACGAGGAAGGTGTAAGTCGCAAATGGGCCGTCTCCACTATGGGTTTCAAATCCAATGATAAAGGGGAAGTCACCGCCATTTACGGATCGGAAGTGAAAGAAGAAAATGGAAAATTCAATCCAGTTCCTGGAACCGAATTTGAATGGCCGGCTGATTTAGTTTTTCTTGCGATGGGATTTGTAAACCCAATCAAAGAGGGACTCATCGCTGATTTGCAAAAAGAAGGATTGGAACTAGACGGTCGTGGAAACGTGAAGGCCGATTTCGGAACAAAACAAGGATCATTCGCAACTTCTGTACCGAAAGTGTACGCTTGTGGTGACGTGAGACGGGGGCAATCCCTCATCGTTTGGGCGATTTCTGAAGGAAGGAAGTGTGCCGACCAAGTCCACCACTTCCTCATGCAAGACGTAGAGGTCTAA